The proteins below come from a single Chryseobacterium capnotolerans genomic window:
- a CDS encoding S41 family peptidase, which produces MKNYSVIFILAMLSSCASIKKHNEQRAACIPPEQLKEDVDFAYSKLQQMHPQLYWYIPKQELDLKFDSLKQTLNEPLTPLQFYFKLQPVIAGVREGHLSLRIPRKKFTKREIKKLDQKKGLFSRFEYYISGDQMYITENRDSIENIHPGTEVLSINNIPVSDYIKKYRSLISSDGYNTTFQPYFLKDLFFNYYTAENGLADRAIIETLYKGEKKTYTLTRESKLDTDIEKDEQMSKRTPEKKLNDYVAASNSYNRSFKFLDKDSSIAYIKVKSFSREYSDEFYKKTFSKIKNAKSEYLIIDVRNNYGGSLYEINNLYSYLTDKPFTLIKPSQVTARDIPLRTNYFRKSSPLDYAIKSISYPSYFFAQAFSTYKKDGKIFYKMKADKPTKPNKEAFHGKVFVLINGGSFSASSIITAKLKNDKRATLVGEETGGANDGTVAGFYSYQKLPNSEIRFPIGLLFVQPNIDFSDTKKGVIPDIEIKENMQDIIDKKDPQLDWIRSEIEKEKGDKN; this is translated from the coding sequence TTGAAAAATTACTCGGTAATATTTATTCTGGCCATGCTTTCCTCATGTGCGTCTATTAAAAAGCACAACGAACAGCGGGCTGCATGTATCCCTCCGGAGCAGCTTAAGGAAGATGTAGATTTTGCTTACTCAAAGCTCCAGCAGATGCACCCACAACTGTATTGGTATATTCCCAAGCAGGAATTAGATCTTAAGTTTGACAGTCTTAAGCAGACCCTTAATGAACCGCTTACTCCGCTTCAGTTTTATTTTAAACTTCAACCTGTCATTGCAGGCGTGCGTGAAGGCCATCTTTCATTAAGAATCCCGAGAAAAAAATTCACCAAAAGAGAAATCAAAAAGCTGGACCAAAAAAAAGGATTGTTCAGCAGATTTGAGTATTACATTTCCGGAGATCAGATGTATATTACAGAAAACAGAGATTCTATTGAAAATATTCATCCGGGAACGGAAGTTCTGTCTATCAATAATATCCCGGTTTCAGACTATATCAAAAAATACAGAAGTCTCATCAGCAGTGATGGGTACAATACTACTTTTCAACCTTATTTTTTAAAAGATCTGTTTTTCAATTATTATACTGCAGAAAACGGACTGGCAGACAGAGCCATCATCGAAACGCTTTATAAAGGTGAAAAAAAGACTTACACCTTAACCCGGGAATCAAAGTTAGACACCGATATTGAAAAGGATGAGCAAATGAGTAAGCGTACTCCGGAAAAAAAGCTTAATGATTATGTTGCTGCCAGTAACTCTTATAACCGAAGTTTTAAATTCCTGGATAAGGACAGCTCCATCGCTTATATAAAAGTGAAAAGTTTTTCCCGAGAATATTCTGATGAGTTTTATAAGAAGACCTTCTCAAAGATTAAGAATGCAAAATCAGAGTATCTCATCATAGACGTCCGTAACAATTATGGAGGTTCTCTTTATGAGATCAATAATCTGTATTCCTATCTTACCGATAAACCTTTTACGTTGATAAAACCTTCTCAGGTAACTGCAAGAGATATACCTTTGAGAACTAATTATTTCAGAAAAAGTTCTCCATTAGACTATGCCATTAAAAGCATCTCTTATCCGAGTTACTTTTTTGCCCAGGCTTTCAGTACTTATAAAAAAGATGGAAAAATTTTCTATAAAATGAAAGCCGACAAACCTACAAAACCTAATAAGGAAGCCTTCCATGGTAAAGTTTTTGTTTTGATTAATGGTGGAAGTTTTTCTGCCTCTTCTATTATTACCGCAAAGCTTAAGAATGATAAAAGAGCCACTCTTGTAGGGGAAGAAACCGGAGGCGCCAATGACGGAACGGTGGCTGGGTTCTATTCTTACCAGAAACTCCCTAATTCTGAAATTAGATTTCCAATCGGTCTGCTTTTTGTGCAGCCGAATATTGATTTTTCAGATACTAAGAAAGGAGTTATTCCAGATATAGAGATCAAAGAAAATATGCAGGATATTATTGATAAAAAAGATCCACAGCTGGATTGGATAAGGAGTGAAATCGAAAAAGAAAAGGGGGATAAAAATTAA
- a CDS encoding Crp/Fnr family transcriptional regulator gives MASINKKLFSHLNVEDGDPVWEKFAEVAFSKKNIFSDHKAYLVEDGLVRKYYINSTSDIDTEVCAEFYFPGDIFTVGNKGSEGIYESLSSGLAWEITLDEVKEMFAVSPECRFVQNYYLSRKLNAAMKREMLLLKNTPQDLYEYLLENKPHYIQNIPLKYLASYIGITPISLSRIRKRIS, from the coding sequence TTGGCAAGTATCAACAAAAAACTTTTTTCACACCTCAATGTAGAGGATGGGGATCCTGTTTGGGAAAAATTTGCTGAGGTTGCATTTTCAAAGAAAAATATATTTTCGGACCATAAAGCCTATCTTGTAGAAGATGGGCTTGTCCGTAAATATTATATCAACAGCACCTCGGATATTGATACTGAAGTCTGTGCAGAATTTTACTTTCCCGGTGATATTTTTACAGTAGGGAATAAAGGCTCTGAAGGTATTTATGAATCCCTAAGCAGCGGTCTTGCCTGGGAAATTACTTTAGATGAAGTCAAGGAAATGTTCGCTGTAAGTCCTGAATGCCGTTTTGTACAGAACTATTACCTAAGCAGGAAACTGAATGCTGCTATGAAACGTGAAATGCTTCTGCTTAAAAATACCCCACAGGATCTTTATGAATACCTGCTGGAAAATAAACCCCATTATATTCAGAATATTCCTTTAAAATATCTGGCTTCCTATATCGGGATTACTCCGATTTCTCTGAGCCGGATTAGAAAGAGGATTAGTTAA
- a CDS encoding RNA polymerase sigma factor, whose translation MTSLEQQFIHKIEKHKGIIFKISKMYMSEKDDRDDLFQEITFQLWKAYTNFRGESEFSTWLYRIALNTAIIFLKNQKRRSFIGNEDFSNRAIIQEEYDDGKEERMAEMYKAIHLLNPIDKAFIFYYLEDFSGKQIAEQMGISEGNVRVKMNRAKNKLKDILNQHNTNQH comes from the coding sequence ATGACCTCACTAGAGCAACAGTTTATCCATAAGATTGAAAAGCATAAGGGAATCATTTTTAAGATTTCTAAAATGTATATGTCTGAAAAAGACGATCGTGATGATCTTTTTCAGGAAATTACCTTTCAGCTATGGAAGGCTTATACCAACTTCAGGGGAGAAAGCGAATTTTCAACCTGGTTGTACAGGATTGCTTTAAATACAGCAATTATTTTCCTTAAAAACCAGAAAAGAAGAAGCTTTATCGGCAATGAAGATTTCTCTAACCGGGCCATTATTCAAGAAGAATATGATGATGGTAAAGAAGAGCGGATGGCGGAAATGTATAAAGCCATTCATTTGCTTAATCCCATCGACAAAGCTTTTATTTTCTATTACCTGGAAGATTTTTCAGGAAAACAGATTGCCGAGCAGATGGGAATCTCCGAAGGAAATGTGAGAGTGAAAATGAACCGGGCCAAAAATAAATTGAAAGATATCTTAAACCAACATAATACTAACCAACATTAA
- the tpx gene encoding thiol peroxidase codes for MNTVMLRGTPVRTYSKLPEVNKPAPKFTLTDVNMNDQSLDAYKGRYVILNIFPSVDTGVCSASVHHFNEEAGNLPNTVVLCISKDLPFAQKRFCGAEGINNVVMLSDFRSDFGWNYGVEMIESSMKGLLSRAVVVIDPSGNIIYEEQVPDISQEPNYEAAIAAVKN; via the coding sequence ATCAATACAGTGATGCTAAGAGGAACACCTGTACGTACTTATTCAAAATTACCGGAGGTCAACAAACCGGCTCCAAAATTCACTCTTACGGATGTGAACATGAATGATCAAAGTTTAGATGCTTACAAAGGGAGATATGTCATCCTGAATATCTTTCCTAGTGTAGATACGGGAGTTTGCTCAGCATCTGTTCATCATTTCAATGAAGAGGCAGGAAATCTTCCTAATACGGTAGTACTTTGTATTTCCAAAGACTTACCTTTTGCTCAAAAAAGATTTTGCGGGGCCGAAGGGATCAACAATGTGGTAATGCTTTCTGATTTCCGTTCTGATTTTGGATGGAATTATGGAGTAGAAATGATAGAATCTTCTATGAAAGGACTTCTCAGCAGAGCTGTTGTGGTGATTGATCCTTCGGGAAATATTATTTATGAAGAGCAGGTACCGGATATTTCTCAGGAACCTAATTATGAAGCGGCTATTGCGGCTGTGAAAAACTAA
- a CDS encoding NADP-dependent glyceraldehyde-3-phosphate dehydrogenase, whose protein sequence is MSSANNASFQNIFKTENEIPEEYKVPEIHQKVYLLNGELVEWKGETQNIYSPVCIPTENGLERKLLGSIPSIGPNEAMEVLEACVKAYDNGLGEWPTMSVEGRIKCMQKFVYLMIQQRDLIIKLLMWEIGKTLADSTKEFDRTVDYINQTIDALKDLDRASSRFQEAEGTIAQIRRAPLGVVLSMGPFNYPLNEIFTTLIPALIMGNTILFKLPKHGVLAHYPLLNAFKEAFPKGTVNTLYGKGSEIITPIMESGKVNVLAFIGSSKVANGLKKLHPKVNRLRAILSLDAKNAAIVTKNANLDVAVSECILGALSFNGQRCTALKLIFVQKEVAAEFTTKLSEAVSALKAGLPWEKDVKVTPLPEVNKPPYLKECIEDALQKGADVLNKDGGYTEESFVFPAVVYPVNNDMKLYHEEQFGPVIPVVPFEDIEEPIDYQVNASHGMQVSIFSEDPQEVAKLIDPFVNLVSRVNINCQAQRGPDVFPFTGRKDSAEGTLSVFDALRSFSIRSLVAAKLTDSNKELLNTIVREHDSNFLSTDYIF, encoded by the coding sequence ATGAGCTCAGCAAACAATGCATCATTTCAAAATATTTTTAAAACTGAAAACGAAATTCCCGAAGAATATAAGGTACCCGAAATCCATCAGAAAGTATATCTTCTGAATGGTGAACTTGTAGAATGGAAAGGAGAAACGCAGAACATTTATTCGCCAGTCTGTATCCCTACAGAAAACGGATTAGAGAGAAAACTCCTTGGAAGCATTCCTAGTATCGGCCCGAACGAGGCCATGGAAGTGCTTGAAGCTTGCGTAAAAGCTTATGATAATGGTCTTGGAGAATGGCCGACAATGTCTGTAGAGGGAAGAATCAAATGTATGCAGAAATTTGTTTATTTGATGATCCAGCAGCGGGATCTGATTATCAAACTGCTGATGTGGGAAATCGGAAAAACGCTGGCGGATTCTACCAAAGAGTTTGACCGTACCGTAGATTATATCAACCAAACTATAGACGCCTTAAAAGATCTGGACAGAGCATCTTCCCGTTTTCAGGAGGCGGAAGGAACCATCGCACAGATCAGAAGAGCGCCGCTGGGTGTAGTTTTAAGTATGGGGCCATTCAACTATCCTTTGAACGAGATTTTTACCACATTGATTCCGGCATTGATTATGGGAAATACGATTTTATTTAAATTGCCTAAACATGGTGTATTAGCTCATTATCCCTTATTAAATGCTTTTAAAGAAGCTTTTCCGAAAGGGACAGTGAATACTTTGTATGGAAAAGGTTCTGAAATTATTACTCCAATCATGGAAAGTGGTAAAGTAAATGTTCTGGCCTTTATTGGTTCCAGTAAAGTGGCTAATGGATTGAAGAAACTGCATCCGAAGGTGAATCGTTTAAGAGCTATTTTAAGTTTAGATGCTAAAAATGCTGCTATTGTTACCAAAAATGCCAATCTTGATGTAGCGGTAAGTGAGTGTATCCTGGGAGCACTTTCGTTCAACGGGCAGCGTTGTACAGCTTTAAAACTGATTTTTGTACAGAAAGAAGTTGCTGCAGAATTTACCACAAAGCTAAGTGAAGCAGTTTCCGCTCTGAAAGCTGGTCTGCCATGGGAAAAAGATGTAAAAGTAACTCCGCTTCCGGAAGTGAATAAACCACCTTATCTGAAAGAATGTATTGAAGATGCCCTACAGAAAGGAGCTGATGTTTTAAATAAAGACGGTGGCTATACAGAAGAATCCTTTGTGTTTCCGGCAGTTGTTTATCCTGTAAACAATGATATGAAACTGTATCATGAAGAACAGTTCGGTCCGGTAATTCCTGTAGTTCCATTTGAAGATATTGAAGAACCAATCGATTATCAGGTAAACGCTTCTCATGGAATGCAGGTAAGTATTTTCAGTGAAGATCCACAGGAAGTTGCGAAACTGATTGACCCGTTTGTAAATCTGGTAAGCCGTGTCAATATTAACTGCCAGGCACAGCGTGGTCCGGATGTATTTCCATTTACCGGAAGAAAGGATAGTGCAGAAGGTACGCTTTCTGTTTTTGATGCCCTGCGCTCATTCTCAATCCGATCTCTGGTAGCAGCGAAACTTACAGATTCCAATAAAGAATTACTGAATACCATTGTAAGAGAGCATGATTCCAATTTTTTAAGTACTGATTATATTTTTTAG
- a CDS encoding 2-hydroxyacid dehydrogenase yields MKVFINKRIPEIGINMLQEEGLQIVWPENENLTREEWLNYCQNTDVILNIGGDFKYDKAFFDACPNIKAIALYSVGFDHVDIKEANQRNIPIGNTPDVLSRATSDVAFLLMQSVARRASYNFQKVKDANWGSFDPLYALGQELYGKTLGIFGLGRIGFQMAEKCKKAFDMEIIYHNRHRNEDAERKLGAVYVSFDELIRNSDVLSVHANYTPEHRGLFNQSVFDKMNPNAIFINTARGGFHQEKDLYNALAEGKIWGAGLDVTNPEPMSAENPILNLSSVCVLPHIGSATIEARNGMARLAAENIIAFSKGEKIPYCANPEVYSHHSS; encoded by the coding sequence ATGAAAGTCTTTATCAATAAAAGAATTCCTGAAATTGGAATCAATATGCTGCAGGAAGAAGGATTACAGATTGTATGGCCTGAAAATGAAAACCTGACCCGTGAAGAATGGCTGAATTATTGTCAAAATACTGATGTCATTTTAAATATTGGCGGTGATTTTAAATATGATAAAGCATTTTTCGATGCTTGCCCTAATATCAAAGCTATTGCCTTGTATTCTGTAGGCTTTGACCATGTGGATATCAAAGAAGCTAATCAAAGGAATATCCCGATTGGAAACACACCTGATGTATTGAGCAGAGCTACTTCAGATGTGGCTTTTTTACTGATGCAGTCAGTCGCAAGACGGGCGAGCTATAATTTTCAGAAAGTAAAAGACGCGAACTGGGGAAGTTTTGACCCTTTATATGCTTTGGGACAAGAACTGTATGGTAAAACGCTGGGAATTTTTGGATTGGGAAGAATTGGCTTTCAAATGGCTGAGAAGTGTAAAAAAGCTTTTGATATGGAGATTATTTATCATAACCGCCATCGAAATGAAGATGCTGAAAGAAAGTTGGGCGCAGTCTATGTTTCTTTTGATGAATTGATAAGAAATTCTGATGTGTTGAGTGTTCATGCCAATTATACTCCTGAACATAGAGGCCTTTTCAATCAATCTGTTTTTGATAAGATGAATCCCAATGCTATTTTTATCAATACGGCAAGAGGCGGCTTTCATCAGGAAAAGGATTTATACAATGCCCTAGCTGAAGGAAAAATATGGGGAGCTGGGCTTGATGTAACCAATCCGGAACCTATGTCTGCCGAGAATCCTATTCTTAATTTGTCAAGTGTTTGTGTATTACCTCATATAGGATCTGCTACCATTGAAGCCAGGAACGGAATGGCCAGACTGGCGGCTGAGAATATTATAGCTTTTTCAAAAGGTGAAAAAATACCGTATTGTGCTAATCCTGAAGTGTATTCTCATCATTCATCATAA
- a CDS encoding prevent-host-death protein, with product MDTNRFKASHDFSNLQKNLHNNPGYGVESYSQQAKEYIQDMKSKNQEATKQGFMAHAQKPAKEVWEEMQEMASEAWEKNKDHAIKKKIIFNIKVE from the coding sequence ATGGATACAAACAGATTCAAAGCATCGCATGATTTTAGTAATCTTCAGAAGAACCTGCACAACAATCCCGGGTATGGTGTCGAAAGCTATTCTCAACAGGCGAAAGAATACATTCAGGATATGAAAAGCAAAAATCAGGAGGCAACAAAACAAGGATTTATGGCCCACGCGCAAAAGCCGGCAAAAGAAGTTTGGGAAGAAATGCAGGAAATGGCTTCTGAGGCTTGGGAAAAGAATAAGGACCACGCGATAAAAAAAAAAATAATTTTTAATATTAAAGTTGAATAA
- a CDS encoding DUF559 domain-containing protein — MDFDRQRIIGNYIVDFYVKTLGLIIEIDGSSHDGKEIYDSIRQE, encoded by the coding sequence ATTGATTTTGATAGACAAAGAATTATTGGGAATTATATTGTTGATTTTTATGTGAAAACGTTAGGGTTAATTATAGAAATCGACGGTTCAAGTCATGATGGGAAAGAAATCTATGATAGTATTAGACAAGAATAG
- a CDS encoding protein-L-isoaspartate(D-aspartate) O-methyltransferase, whose protein sequence is MQDSFVHKGKRKNLVEYLRYRIGISDENVLSAMNEIPRHLFIESIFEDFAYEDRAFPILAHQTISHPSTVAEQSELLQVKAGEKVLEIGTGCGYQTAVLIAMKAHVYTVERQKDLFDFSKNKLRELHLYPKFQSFGDGFAGLPTFAPFDKIIVTCGAGTLPTELLKQLKIGGIMVIPLGPTDEQVLYRFTKVGPTEFEKEEFGAYKFVPMLGNTNQ, encoded by the coding sequence ATGCAGGATTCGTTTGTACATAAAGGAAAAAGAAAGAATTTAGTAGAATATCTCAGATACAGAATCGGGATTTCGGATGAAAATGTACTTTCGGCAATGAATGAAATTCCGAGACACCTTTTCATTGAAAGTATTTTTGAAGACTTTGCCTATGAAGACCGGGCATTTCCCATCTTGGCGCATCAAACTATTTCCCATCCCTCAACCGTAGCAGAACAGTCTGAACTGCTGCAGGTGAAAGCGGGTGAAAAAGTACTGGAAATAGGAACCGGGTGTGGATATCAGACTGCCGTTTTAATAGCGATGAAAGCTCATGTATATACTGTGGAAAGGCAAAAAGATCTGTTCGATTTTTCAAAAAATAAGTTGAGGGAGCTTCATTTATACCCTAAATTTCAAAGTTTTGGGGATGGTTTTGCCGGGCTGCCCACTTTTGCTCCTTTCGATAAGATTATTGTAACCTGCGGGGCAGGAACTTTACCTACAGAATTACTAAAACAGTTAAAAATAGGGGGGATAATGGTTATTCCGTTAGGCCCAACGGATGAACAGGTGTTGTACAGATTCACAAAAGTAGGACCAACAGAGTTTGAAAAAGAAGAATTTGGAGCCTATAAGTTTGTTCCGATGTTGGGAAATACAAATCAATAA
- a CDS encoding urocanate hydratase, with protein MTFQEQIQQGIPNQLPQPKPYETNINHAPKRKEILGEEEKKLALKNALRYFDPKFHAELIPEFKQELEDYGRIYMYRFRPDYEMKARSIEDYPGKSEQAKAIMLMIQNNLDYAVAQHPHELITYGGNGAVFSNWAQYLLTMKYLSEMTNEQTLVMYSGHPMGLFPSHKDAPRVVVTNGMMIPNYSKPDDWEKFNALGVTQYGQMTAGSYMYIGPQGIVHGTTITALNAFRKINKDPKGGLFVTSGLGGMSGAQPKAGNIAGCVTVCAEVNPKITKIRHDQKWVNEIHEDLDALVKRVREAQQNKETISLAYLGNIVDVWEKFDQEDLRIDIGSDQTSLHNPWAGGYYPVGQSFEESNIMMAEDPELFKEKVQETLRRHAAAINKHTEKGTYFFDYGNAFLLEASRAGADVMADHPTLGREFKYPSYVQDIMGPMCFDYGFGPFRWVCASGKPEDLQKTDEIACAVLEEMIKNSPEEIQQQMKDNIQWIKGAQENKLVVGSQARILYADAEGRMKIAEAFNKAIKNGEIGPVVLGRDHHDVSGTDSPYRETSNIYDGSRFTADMAIHNVIGDSFRGATWVSIHNGGGVGWGEVINGGFGMLLDGSDDADRRLKSMLFWDVNNGISRRSWARNEGAIFAIKRAMEAEPNLKVTLPNLVDENLL; from the coding sequence ATGACATTCCAAGAACAGATACAGCAGGGGATTCCTAATCAGCTGCCACAACCAAAACCATACGAGACCAATATCAACCATGCTCCAAAGCGTAAAGAAATTTTAGGTGAAGAAGAGAAAAAACTGGCATTAAAGAATGCTTTACGTTATTTCGATCCTAAATTCCATGCTGAATTGATTCCTGAATTTAAGCAGGAACTGGAGGATTACGGAAGAATTTATATGTACCGTTTCCGTCCGGATTATGAGATGAAAGCGAGATCTATTGAAGACTATCCGGGGAAATCTGAGCAGGCGAAAGCAATTATGCTGATGATCCAGAACAATTTGGATTATGCAGTGGCCCAGCACCCTCATGAATTGATTACTTATGGTGGAAACGGAGCCGTGTTTTCTAACTGGGCGCAGTATCTGTTGACCATGAAATATCTGTCTGAAATGACCAATGAGCAGACTTTGGTGATGTACTCAGGACACCCAATGGGATTATTCCCTTCTCATAAAGATGCACCGAGAGTGGTGGTAACCAACGGGATGATGATTCCAAACTATTCTAAACCGGATGATTGGGAGAAATTCAATGCTCTTGGGGTAACACAGTATGGACAAATGACTGCAGGCAGTTATATGTACATCGGTCCTCAGGGGATTGTTCACGGAACAACGATTACTGCTTTAAATGCTTTCAGAAAAATCAATAAAGATCCGAAAGGAGGTCTGTTCGTAACTTCCGGATTAGGAGGAATGAGTGGAGCTCAGCCAAAAGCAGGAAATATTGCGGGCTGTGTTACCGTATGTGCAGAAGTAAATCCAAAGATCACTAAAATCCGCCACGATCAGAAATGGGTGAACGAAATTCATGAAGATCTTGATGCATTGGTAAAAAGAGTAAGAGAAGCACAGCAAAATAAAGAAACAATTTCTTTAGCTTACCTTGGAAATATTGTGGATGTTTGGGAAAAATTTGACCAGGAAGATTTAAGAATTGATATCGGTTCAGATCAAACATCCCTTCATAACCCTTGGGCTGGTGGATATTATCCGGTAGGACAAAGCTTTGAAGAATCCAATATAATGATGGCAGAAGATCCGGAACTATTCAAAGAAAAAGTTCAGGAAACATTAAGAAGACACGCTGCTGCCATCAATAAACATACGGAAAAAGGAACTTATTTCTTTGATTATGGAAATGCTTTCTTATTGGAGGCATCCAGAGCCGGAGCTGATGTAATGGCAGATCATCCAACATTAGGCAGAGAATTCAAATATCCAAGTTATGTTCAGGATATTATGGGGCCAATGTGTTTTGATTATGGTTTTGGACCATTCCGTTGGGTATGCGCAAGTGGAAAACCGGAAGATTTACAGAAAACCGACGAAATTGCATGTGCTGTATTGGAAGAAATGATTAAAAATTCTCCTGAAGAAATCCAGCAGCAGATGAAGGATAATATCCAGTGGATTAAAGGAGCTCAGGAAAATAAACTGGTGGTAGGCTCACAAGCAAGAATTCTGTATGCAGATGCTGAAGGGAGAATGAAGATTGCTGAAGCATTCAATAAAGCAATTAAAAATGGTGAGATAGGACCTGTAGTATTGGGAAGAGACCATCATGATGTTTCTGGAACAGATTCTCCTTACCGAGAGACCTCCAATATTTATGATGGATCAAGATTTACGGCAGATATGGCGATTCATAATGTCATTGGTGATAGCTTCCGTGGGGCAACCTGGGTTTCCATTCACAATGGTGGCGGAGTAGGCTGGGGAGAAGTTATCAACGGAGGTTTCGGAATGCTTCTGGATGGTAGCGACGATGCTGACAGAAGATTAAAGTCTATGCTTTTCTGGGACGTGAACAACGGAATTTCTAGAAGAAGCTGGGCAAGAAATGAGGGTGCTATTTTTGCTATTAAAAGAGCGATGGAAGCTGAGCCTAATTTAAAGGTAACCCTTCCGAATCTTGTAGATGAAAACTTACTATAA
- a CDS encoding MBL fold metallo-hydrolase: MEIQKLNWAGIKLISNGKTILIDAAEDFSYYKPVLGEAVDEVIKFTDKVKADYILFTHMHLDHFDKSVVEKCLKKDGKLIVYSELEPLVRKYMENVEIIVLNLDETFTENGITFKPVFAMDGVGEIQSSWIVEDETIKIFHGGDTIWHNQFWKLGKENKDIDYAFLPVNGVVVNFEIIGLEYSPVPASLNLKEAFAAAHLLHAKTLVPIHYGLFTHEKFYIPQLFDQNDLQKTSREIGQDYLILKDGEVLMDS, from the coding sequence ATGGAAATACAAAAATTAAACTGGGCAGGAATAAAGCTCATTTCTAATGGTAAAACGATTTTAATAGATGCAGCAGAAGATTTTTCTTATTACAAACCTGTTTTAGGGGAAGCAGTAGATGAAGTGATTAAGTTTACAGATAAGGTAAAGGCAGATTATATCTTATTTACCCATATGCATCTGGATCATTTTGATAAAAGTGTTGTGGAAAAATGTCTGAAAAAGGATGGAAAGCTGATTGTTTATTCGGAACTGGAACCATTGGTAAGAAAGTATATGGAAAATGTTGAAATAATAGTTCTGAATCTGGATGAAACCTTCACTGAAAATGGAATAACCTTTAAACCAGTATTTGCAATGGATGGAGTAGGGGAAATTCAGTCTTCCTGGATTGTGGAGGATGAAACAATTAAAATCTTTCATGGTGGAGATACCATCTGGCATAACCAGTTCTGGAAGCTTGGAAAAGAAAATAAGGATATAGATTATGCCTTTTTACCTGTAAATGGAGTAGTCGTTAACTTTGAAATTATTGGATTGGAATACAGCCCGGTTCCGGCTTCTCTTAATTTGAAGGAAGCTTTTGCTGCGGCTCATCTTTTACATGCTAAAACGCTGGTTCCTATACATTATGGATTATTTACCCATGAAAAATTTTATATTCCTCAATTATTTGATCAGAATGATCTGCAAAAAACTTCCAGGGAGATAGGACAGGACTATCTTATTCTGAAAGATGGAGAAGTGTTGATGGATTCGTAG
- a CDS encoding TonB-dependent receptor plug domain-containing protein encodes MKITIPKPCHENWNSMRTDEKGKFCSVCSKTVHDFTAFSDEELINTLEFNKDICGRFREDQLGINLNFSLASKLALGLLAFGSFTTPVNAQETKIGKMKTSENVPGVKMSVISTDSFNRNPSIRIGAPVLTPENRPLVLLDGKKISIEELRVINTEIIETINSFSAQEAVAKYGKEARNGAIVVTTKKKKKIR; translated from the coding sequence ATGAAAATCACCATCCCTAAACCATGTCATGAAAACTGGAACAGCATGAGAACTGATGAAAAAGGAAAGTTTTGCTCCGTTTGCTCTAAAACAGTTCACGATTTTACTGCTTTTTCAGATGAAGAATTGATTAATACTTTAGAATTCAATAAAGACATTTGTGGAAGATTCCGGGAAGATCAATTAGGAATAAACCTGAATTTTTCATTAGCGAGTAAGCTGGCGTTGGGGCTGTTAGCATTTGGCAGTTTTACAACTCCTGTGAATGCACAGGAAACAAAAATTGGAAAAATGAAGACTTCAGAGAATGTGCCAGGAGTTAAGATGAGTGTCATATCTACTGATTCTTTCAATAGAAACCCATCTATAAGAATTGGAGCTCCCGTTTTAACCCCGGAAAACAGACCGCTGGTTTTACTGGATGGTAAAAAGATTTCTATAGAAGAGCTACGTGTGATAAATACTGAAATTATTGAGACAATCAATAGTTTTTCTGCGCAAGAAGCTGTAGCAAAGTATGGTAAAGAAGCTAGAAACGGTGCCATTGTGGTTACTACGAAGAAGAAAAAGAAAATCAGATAA